One genomic region from Epinephelus moara isolate mb chromosome 8, YSFRI_EMoa_1.0, whole genome shotgun sequence encodes:
- the ciz1b gene encoding cdkn1a interacting zinc finger protein 1b yields the protein MVKQQRRSDRCFVPVSGGCNSVMQVQFPVGLIQRKHLLTQQGSATGSCSSSSTEEERGEIAGGGGGGTKRARLDGSEEAAALTNRERVSGSCGQPGSESCSTADVSSRPPPEQQGSAELSEDSRAAELQSVRSLKVTIQQSSESREFGQTDRQTGGLHCHVCNLTCRSLQVFQEHMTGSEHLKKLKEMTHSICLNTHTLQDRGRRPDTQRWCDTCQTHFSGDVIVHRRSKQHKTCKQLSRPFCPVCKRHFRTPRKFVEHMKSAEHKEQVHLQEAQEEELITVDAVGCFEGEEEEEEEDEEEEVEVADEEEEGGVGEEEAKKEVMEEQPDDEAADTQETDSEQYDPHTIYGGSFVLPVSGFLCRLCNKFFYRETTARHTHCRTHTHYLNLQRRRAQRTHEDQDRSALT from the exons GTGTTTTGTACCTGTCTCTGGGGGGTGTAACAGCGTGATGCAGGTTCAGTTCCCCGTCGGCCTTATACAGAGGAAACACCTCCTGACTCAGCAG GGTTCAGCGACAGgaagctgcagctcctccagcacagaagaagagagaggagagatagcaggaggaggaggaggagggacgaAGAGGGCGAGACTGGACGG aaGTGAAGAGGCCGCCGCTCTGACCAATAGAGAGAGAGTCTCGGGGTCATGTGGTCAACCAGGAAGTGAGAGCTGCTCcacagcag ATGTCTCCTCCAGACCTCCTCCAGAGCAGCAGGGCTCAGCAGAGCTCAGTGAGGACAGCAGAGCAGCCGAG ctgCAGAGCGTGAGGTCACTGAAGGTCACCATCCAGCAGAGCAGTGAGAGCAGAGAGttcggacagacggacagacagacaggtggactcCACTGTCACGTCTGTAACCTCACCTGTCGCTCCCTGCAG gTGTTTCAGGAGCACATGACTGGATCAGAACACCTGAAGAAACTGAAGGAGATGACACACTCCATCTgcctcaacacacacaccctgcaggACAg GGGGCGTCGGCCTGATACGCAGCGCTGGTGTGACACATGTCAGACTCACTTCAGCGGCGACGTCATCGTCCATCGACGGTCGAAACAACACAAG ACGTGTAAGCAGCTGAGTCGTCCCTTCTGTCCCGTCTGTAAACGTCACTTCAGGACTCCCAGGAAGTTCGTGGAACACATGAAGTCTGCGGAGCACAAAGAGCAG GTGCACCTGCAGGAGGctcaggaggaggagctgaTCACTGTGGACGCTGTTGGCTGCTTcgagggagaggaagaagaggaggaggaggacgaagaagaagaggtaGAAGTAgcagatgaagaagaggagggtggtgtaggagaagaagaagcaaaGAAAGAAGTGATGGAGGAACAACCAGACGATGAG gcagctgacacacaggaaacagacagTGAGCAGTATGACCCCCACACCATATATG GAGGTAGTTTTGTGCTTCCTGTTTCTGGCTTCCTGTGTCGACTGTGTAACAAGTTCTTCTACAGAGAGACGACAGcacgacacacacactgccggacacacacacactacctcAACctgcag agaCGCAGAGCTCAGAGGACACACGAGGACCAGGACAGATCTGCTCTCACCTGA